The following are from one region of the Oncorhynchus nerka isolate Pitt River linkage group LG8, Oner_Uvic_2.0, whole genome shotgun sequence genome:
- the LOC115133224 gene encoding putative violet-sensitive opsin — protein MGKNFHLYENISKVSPFEGPQYHLAPIWAFYLQTAFMGFVFFAGTPLNFIILVVTVKYKKLRQPLNYILVNVSLAGFIFVTFSVSQVFVSSARGYYFLGYTLCAMEACMGSIAGLVSAWSLAVLAFERYVVICKPFGTFKFDNNQALAAVAFTWVMGIGCATPPFFGWSRYIPEGLGCSCGPDWYTNNEEYHCASYTKFLIVTCFLMPMSIIFFSYSQLLGALRAVAAAQAESASTQKAEKEVSRMVIVMVCSFILCYGPYALAGLYFAYTTSENKDYRLVTIPAFFSKSSCVYNPLIYAFMNKQFNACIMETVFGKQIEETSVSASKTEVSTA, from the exons ATGGGAAAGAACTTCCATCTGTACGAGAACATCTCTAAGGTCAGCCCATTTGAGGGGCCACAGTATCACCTGGCCCCAATATGGGCTTTCTACCTACAGACTGCTTTCATGGGCTTTGTGTTCTTTGCTGGAACACCCCTAAACTTTATCATTCTCGTGGTGACAGTGAAGTACAAGAAGCTGAGACAACCGCTGAACTACATCCTGGTCAATGTCTCGTTAGCAGGTTTTATCTTTGTGACTTTCTCTGTGAGTCAAGTGTTCGTTTCTAGTGCGAGAGGATACTACTTCCTGGGTTACACCTTGTGTGCAATGGAAGCTTGCATGGGTTCAATAGCAG GGTTGGTGTCAGCTTGGTCTCTGGCTGTCCTTGCCTTTGAGAGATACGTGGTCATCTGCAAACCCTTCGGCACCTTCAAATTTGACAACAACCAGGCTCTGGCGGCTGTTGCCTTCACCTGGGTCATGGGGATCGGATGTGCAACCCCACCATTCTTCGGCTGGAGCAG GTATATCCCTGAGGGTCTGGGCTGCTCCTGTGGACCTGACTGGTATACAAACAATGAGGAGTACCACTGTGCCAGCTACACCAAATTCCTCATTGTTACTTGTTTCCTCATGCCCATGTCCATTATCTTTTTCTCCTACTCCCAACTACTGGGAGCACTACGGGCT gtggCAGCTGCACAGGCTGAGTCAGCTTCCACCCAGAAGGCAGAAAAGGAAGTATCCAGGATGGTGATTGTGATGGTGTGCTCCTTCATTCTGTGTTACGGCCCCTACGCCTTGGCAGGCTTGTACTTCGCCTATACAACAAGCGAGAACAAAGACTACCGCCTGGTCACCATCCCTGCTTTCTTCTCTAAAAGCTCCTGTGTATACAACCCTCTCATTTACGCCTTCATGAACAAACAG TTCAACGCCTGCATCATGGAGACAGTGTTTGGAAAGCAGATTGAGGAGACTTCAGTTTCAGCCTCCAAGACAGAGGTCTCCACAGCCTAA